A genome region from Pseudomonas helmanticensis includes the following:
- a CDS encoding NAD(P)-dependent oxidoreductase: protein MSKTSSRRERDMELGFIGLGTMGAPMVLNLLKAGHRVRVWNRSAAPLQALVAAGAEAVDSPALAARAEVLISMLGDDTAIRAVFLDAAAIDGLAPGSIHVNMSTVSVALAREMAALHQARGVGYVSAPVLGRVDVAAAGNLNILASGAAEALARVQPLFDVLGRKTWPFGADAESACVAKLSANLMIAAAIEATAEASTLATGYGISRADFIEMITSTLFAVPVYQGYGKLMVDKQFEPAGFKLSLGLKDVRLALEAGEAAQVPLPFASVLKDNLLDGMAHGQADQDWASLSEVSDRRAGSR, encoded by the coding sequence ATTTCGAAGACCTCATCTAGACGGGAGCGCGACATGGAACTGGGATTTATCGGGTTGGGCACGATGGGCGCACCGATGGTGCTGAACCTGCTGAAGGCCGGGCATCGAGTGCGTGTGTGGAACCGCTCGGCAGCGCCGCTACAAGCATTGGTCGCTGCTGGCGCTGAAGCCGTCGACAGCCCGGCGCTTGCCGCTCGCGCCGAGGTGCTGATTTCGATGCTCGGCGACGACACCGCGATTCGTGCGGTGTTTCTCGATGCCGCTGCCATCGACGGTCTGGCGCCCGGCAGCATTCACGTCAACATGTCCACGGTGTCTGTCGCCCTGGCCCGGGAAATGGCCGCCCTGCACCAGGCGCGCGGTGTTGGTTATGTCTCGGCGCCGGTGTTGGGCCGGGTGGACGTCGCGGCGGCTGGCAACCTGAATATCCTCGCTTCCGGGGCCGCTGAGGCACTGGCGCGGGTGCAGCCATTGTTCGACGTGCTGGGGCGCAAGACCTGGCCGTTCGGCGCGGACGCTGAAAGCGCTTGCGTTGCCAAACTCTCGGCCAACCTGATGATTGCCGCCGCGATCGAAGCGACCGCCGAGGCCTCGACCCTGGCTACTGGTTACGGCATCAGCCGCGCGGATTTCATCGAGATGATCACCTCGACGCTGTTCGCGGTTCCGGTCTATCAGGGCTACGGCAAACTGATGGTCGACAAACAATTCGAGCCTGCCGGATTCAAACTGTCGCTGGGGCTCAAGGATGTGCGCCTGGCGCTGGAAGCCGGCGAAGCTGCGCAGGTGCCGCTGCCGTTTGCCAGTGTGTTGAAGGACAACCTGCTCGATGGCATGGCCCATGGTCAGGCCGATCAGGACTGGGCATCACTCTCGGAGGTCAGTGACCGACGCGCCGGCTCCCGGTAA
- a CDS encoding LLM class flavin-dependent oxidoreductase yields MQFGIYTVGDVTQDPTNARTPSESERIQATLQIAQKAEDIGLDVFATGEHHNPPFITSSPTTLLAYIAAKTQRIILSTSTTLISTNDPVRLAEEYSLLQNLCSGRMDLMLGRGNTAPVYPWFGKSITDGLPLAMENYRLLHRLWREEDINWSGRFRTPLNNFTSIPRPLDDLPPFVWHGSIRTPEIAEQAAYYGDGFFASHILWPREHFMALVEFYRARFAHYGHGTPEQAIVGLGGHIFMRRNSQDARREFRPYFDNAPVYGHGPSLEEFMEMTPLAVGSPQEIIDKTLTFREYFGDYQRQLFLFDHGGIPLKTVLEQLDMFGKEVLPVLREETRKRRSPLAAEAPTHANRLAHLQSLQMPPADQRPNAKTAQADSVTGH; encoded by the coding sequence ATGCAATTCGGGATCTACACCGTTGGCGACGTCACGCAAGACCCTACCAACGCCCGTACCCCCAGCGAATCGGAACGCATCCAGGCGACCCTGCAAATTGCGCAGAAAGCCGAAGACATCGGTCTGGATGTTTTCGCCACCGGCGAGCATCACAACCCACCGTTCATCACCTCCTCCCCCACCACGCTGCTGGCGTACATCGCCGCAAAAACCCAGCGCATCATTTTATCGACGTCCACCACGCTCATCAGCACCAACGACCCGGTGCGCCTGGCCGAAGAATATTCGCTGCTGCAAAACCTCTGCAGCGGGCGCATGGACTTGATGCTCGGGCGCGGCAACACCGCACCGGTCTATCCATGGTTCGGCAAAAGCATCACCGACGGCCTGCCGCTGGCGATGGAAAACTATCGCCTGCTGCATCGGCTCTGGCGCGAAGAAGACATCAACTGGAGCGGTCGCTTTCGCACCCCGTTGAACAACTTCACGTCCATTCCGCGCCCGCTGGACGACCTGCCGCCCTTCGTCTGGCATGGCTCGATCCGCACCCCGGAAATCGCCGAACAAGCGGCGTATTACGGCGACGGTTTTTTCGCCAGCCACATCCTCTGGCCGCGCGAGCATTTCATGGCTCTGGTCGAGTTCTATCGGGCGCGTTTCGCCCACTACGGCCATGGCACGCCGGAGCAAGCCATTGTCGGTCTCGGCGGGCACATTTTCATGCGCCGCAACTCTCAGGATGCCCGCCGCGAATTCCGTCCCTACTTCGACAACGCGCCGGTGTATGGCCACGGTCCATCCCTGGAAGAGTTCATGGAGATGACCCCACTGGCCGTCGGCAGCCCGCAGGAAATCATCGACAAGACACTGACCTTCCGCGAGTACTTCGGCGACTATCAGCGCCAGCTCTTCCTGTTCGACCATGGCGGCATTCCGTTGAAAACCGTGCTGGAACAACTCGACATGTTCGGCAAGGAAGTGCTGCCGGTGCTGCGTGAAGAAACCCGCAAACGCCGCTCGCCGCTGGCCGCCGAAGCACCGACCCACGCCAATCGCCTGGCACATCTGCAATCGCTGCAGATGCCGCCTGCCGACCAACGCCCGAACGCTAAAACCGCCCAGGCGGACAGCGTCACCGGCCACTAA
- the rfbB gene encoding dTDP-glucose 4,6-dehydratase: MKILVTGGAGFIGSAVVRFLLNETDCEVINVDKLTYAGNLESLAEVADSPRYRFCQVDICDKPALDEIFARLQPDAVMHLAAESHVDRSIDGPQAFIETNIVGTYTMLEAARGYWNRLDAERQQAFRFHHISTDEVYGDLEPEDPAFTETTAYAPSSPYSATKAGSDHLVRAWHRTFGLPVVMSNCSNNYGPYHFPEKLIPHVILNALQGKPLPVYGDGAQIRDWLFVEDHARALYAVVSNGEVGQTYNIGGHNEKTNLEVVHTLCDLLEARGAQKPAGVAHFRDLITFVKDRPGHDKRYAVDAGKIQAQLGWTPQETFESGMKKTVDWYLDNRAWWIRVISGAYALERLGDHLQEARVA, encoded by the coding sequence ATGAAAATTTTAGTGACAGGGGGCGCGGGCTTTATCGGCTCGGCAGTGGTGCGGTTTCTGCTCAATGAGACCGACTGCGAAGTGATCAATGTCGACAAGTTGACCTACGCCGGCAATCTCGAGTCGTTGGCCGAGGTGGCGGACTCGCCGCGTTATCGTTTCTGCCAGGTGGACATTTGCGACAAGCCGGCGCTGGACGAAATCTTCGCGCGCCTGCAACCGGACGCGGTGATGCATCTGGCGGCTGAATCGCATGTGGATCGTTCGATCGACGGCCCGCAGGCCTTCATCGAAACCAACATCGTCGGCACTTACACCATGCTCGAAGCCGCACGCGGCTATTGGAACCGTCTGGACGCTGAGCGTCAGCAGGCGTTCCGCTTCCACCATATTTCCACCGACGAGGTTTACGGCGATCTGGAACCTGAAGATCCGGCGTTTACCGAGACGACCGCCTATGCGCCGAGTTCGCCCTATTCGGCGACCAAGGCCGGTTCGGATCATCTGGTACGCGCCTGGCATCGCACGTTTGGTTTGCCGGTGGTGATGAGCAATTGCTCGAACAATTACGGGCCTTATCACTTTCCGGAAAAACTCATTCCGCACGTGATTCTCAATGCACTGCAAGGCAAGCCGCTGCCGGTGTATGGCGACGGTGCGCAGATCCGCGACTGGCTGTTTGTCGAAGATCACGCCCGGGCGCTGTATGCGGTGGTCAGCAACGGTGAAGTGGGGCAGACCTACAACATCGGTGGCCACAACGAAAAAACCAATCTTGAAGTGGTGCACACCTTGTGCGATCTGCTTGAAGCACGTGGTGCGCAGAAGCCGGCCGGGGTCGCGCATTTCCGCGACCTGATCACCTTCGTCAAGGATCGTCCGGGCCACGACAAACGCTATGCCGTCGATGCCGGCAAGATTCAGGCGCAGTTGGGCTGGACGCCGCAGGAAACCTTCGAAAGCGGCATGAAAAAAACCGTCGACTGGTACCTCGACAATCGCGCCTGGTGGATTCGTGTGATCTCCGGCGCCTATGCCCTGGAACGCCTCGGCGATCATCTGCAAGAAGCCCGCGTGGCTTGA
- the rfbA gene encoding glucose-1-phosphate thymidylyltransferase RfbA, producing MAKYKGILLAGGAGSRLHPITLGVSKQSLPVYDKPMIYYPLSVLMLAEIREILIISTPEDLPGFQRMLGDGSQLGLSLSYAVQPSPDGLAQAFIIGREFVGDDNVCLVLGDNIFYGAGFGETLLQAATREEGATVFGYYVADPERFGVVEFDANGKALSICEKPSEPKSNFAVTGLYFYDNEVLRIAAEIQPSPRGELEITDVNNVYLQRGQLNVSVMGRGMAWLDTGTHDALMEAGNFVQAIEKRQGLKIACLEEIAYNKGWIDDAQLLVLAGSMSKTGYGQYLARLINDDVLTVLDAQRSLKGAA from the coding sequence ATGGCCAAGTACAAGGGAATTCTGCTGGCGGGCGGCGCTGGCTCGCGGTTGCATCCAATCACTCTGGGCGTCTCCAAACAGTCGCTGCCGGTGTATGACAAACCGATGATCTACTACCCGCTGTCGGTGCTGATGCTGGCGGAAATTCGCGAGATCCTGATCATCTCCACCCCCGAAGATCTGCCGGGTTTCCAGCGCATGCTCGGTGACGGCAGCCAATTGGGCCTGAGCCTGAGTTATGCCGTGCAACCGAGCCCGGACGGCCTGGCCCAGGCGTTCATCATCGGTCGCGAATTCGTCGGCGACGATAACGTCTGCCTGGTGCTCGGCGACAATATTTTCTACGGCGCCGGTTTCGGCGAAACGCTGTTGCAGGCCGCGACCCGCGAAGAGGGCGCGACCGTGTTCGGCTACTACGTGGCGGACCCTGAACGCTTCGGCGTAGTGGAATTCGATGCCAACGGCAAGGCCCTGAGCATTTGCGAAAAACCGAGCGAGCCGAAGTCCAACTTCGCCGTCACCGGCCTGTATTTCTACGACAACGAAGTGCTGCGCATTGCCGCCGAGATCCAGCCGTCGCCACGCGGCGAACTGGAAATTACCGACGTCAACAATGTCTACCTGCAACGTGGCCAATTGAACGTTTCGGTGATGGGCCGTGGCATGGCCTGGCTGGATACCGGGACTCACGACGCGTTGATGGAAGCGGGCAATTTTGTCCAGGCCATCGAGAAACGTCAGGGCCTGAAAATCGCCTGCCTCGAAGAGATTGCCTACAACAAGGGCTGGATCGATGACGCGCAGTTGCTGGTGCTGGCGGGCAGCATGAGCAAGACCGGTTACGGTCAGTATCTGGCGCGGTTGATCAACGATGATGTGCTGACAGTGCTGGATGCCCAGCGCTCGCTGAAGGGCGCGGCCTGA